AATTTAGTATAGTCTGTACAAACTGCATGTTCGAGTACACCTGTATACCAAACATGTGATGCCCCTAAGTCTTTTATAGACTTCAATGCGGCATCATTAATATGATCAAACTTACCAACCCCATTTTCTTCCAATGTTCCCCAAGGCTTATTTGTGGAGTTGGTATTGCCAAAAAGCCTAGTCATCATTTGGTAGATGATGATTTTGTGGTCTTCAGGAGTCTCTTTCTGCATCTGTTCCATCACTAATACACTTTCTTTTTTTTCAGTGTTACAACCTCCAAACAGTAAACAAACTGCTATAAAAACCAATACACGTTTATTTATTAATTTCATTTGAGAAAATGGTGGTATTAAATGTAATTAATGATTTCAAAATGTAAATTTAATAAGGTGAGACAAGCTTTATAATGTGAAAAATCATCTATATTCATCATAAGCCGCTATTAACAACCCAACTTCCTGATAGGAAGAGGTTAATAAACATGATAACTTTCCACTATGAATAAATTCAAAAAGTTTTTACTGATTACAATTGCTGTTCTGATTGCAATAGGAGCTATAGTGTTTCTTTTTCTTTATTATGGTAGCTATAGTTCAGGGTATCGCTCAGGAGTAGTCATGAAGATGAGTAAGAAAGGGTTTATTTTCAAGACTTATGAAGGTACCTTAAATATGGAAGGAATCGATACTTACCAAAAAGGTGGGTCCCTATCTTCTGTTTGGTACTTTTCTGTGGACCGAGACCAAAATGATCTATTAAAGAAGCTGGAACAAGCATCACTCAAAAAGCAACGAGTACAATTGAACTATGAAGAAAAGCTAGTTAAGTTCTTTTGGAGAGGAGACACAAGGTATTTTATAACTGATATAGAAGTACTCGAAGAGAATTCACCTCCCAAACCAAACGATAGTAAAAAAGAATCTGAAAAAACGACTGTTGAACTTTAAGCTATTTAAACCAAAAACCTTAATAACCTTCTTATGAAACAACTCTTTCTGATCAGGCATGGAGAAGCTGAACTTAGCTATGCCGGAATTAGTGACCACGATCGTGAACTGACTCAAAAAGGAATTATAGATAGCACAAGACTTGGCTATTACCTAAAGAGTCATTATGCAACATTTGACAAAATCTTTCACAGTTCTGCATTTAGAGCATCTACTACGGCTCAATTAATTGCAGAACAAATGAAACAAGAAAAAGACATCCTTGAAGTTGCTCCAATGCTGTATCAAACTTCAACGGGTGGTTTACACAACTTTATCTGTAACTTAGAAGACAGTCTAAAGAATGTAGCGATCATTGCCCACAACCCCACTCTGAACTATTTTTTGGAGTACATAACATGTGAATCTGGAATATCTTTTCCTCCTGCAGGGTGTACTGTTGTAGAGTTTGATGTGCAAAGTTGGGCTGAAATCACCCAAGGGATGGGATACCTAAAGTATACACAAGGCATGTAATACGTTAAGATTGCAATGTATAAAGTAGGTTAAGGGTCACTCAAAGTACTTATGCTAATGATCTTTTTGTCATCAGAAAAACACTTTACCCATAAAAATTTGATCAATTGCATTAACTGCCTGAATCGTTTCACCAGTTTTAATATGACTCAAAAATTTTCCTTCATGGAAAGTTAATTCTGCTGGCATTTTCTATAATAGCAAATTAAACTCTTCGATACTTATCATAGCAAGAGATTATACAAATACTAAAAAAGCCTGACATTCGTGTTGTCAGGCTTTAAACTTGATCTATATATCAATAATTTCTATTAAGCTTTAAGTTCCTTTTCCTTAGCTGACAGGAATTTATTCAGCTCTACAAGAACAATAATAACTAATACAATAGATAATGCAATCTGTAACCCAAGCAATGCCCTACTAGCTCCTGAAACTTTCACCTTTGACAAATCCTCAAAGTCATTTACAAAAACCAATGCATCTGAAAGGGCTATTTCTTTTTCTATTTCACCTATTCTATTCTGCATTTCAAGCTTCTCCTTGATTACTTTTATAGATAGGTCTCCTGAAGACTTTACTTTATCTTGTACTGCATC
This portion of the Limibacter armeniacum genome encodes:
- the sixA gene encoding phosphohistidine phosphatase SixA, giving the protein MKQLFLIRHGEAELSYAGISDHDRELTQKGIIDSTRLGYYLKSHYATFDKIFHSSAFRASTTAQLIAEQMKQEKDILEVAPMLYQTSTGGLHNFICNLEDSLKNVAIIAHNPTLNYFLEYITCESGISFPPAGCTVVEFDVQSWAEITQGMGYLKYTQGM